The following DNA comes from Leptospira neocaledonica.
ATCGAATTGTGAATAACCCTTCTGCTTCTTTATTGGAAGGCGACCAAGTAAGAGTGGTTGAGCCAAGAAACGGATATTCAGATATGAACTCTTCGAAAAAAGAAGATTCAAAACATGAACCAGTAGCATCCAAATGAACCGATCTCGAAAAATATATAAAACAAAAGGGAGAAACATCGTCTTAGGGCGTTGGTTCTCACTCTTACCATTGGCAGTCTTATTGGTTTCTTGTTTGAATGGTCCTGCGTTTGATCTTGCTCCGAAATATCTTAGCCCGGACTATGTGGTCCCAGATTCTTGGAGCGGATCTGGCCCTTTTGTAATAGCAAAACCTTCTGAAGGAGAAGCTATACAAGCGGATTGGTGGAAACTTTTTAATGATCCTGTATTAAACAAATTAGAAGAACAGGCAATCGCCGCGAATCCTGATTTGCAAGCTGCCGCAGAAAGATTCGTACAAGCAAGAGATGCAATGCTCAAGGTTCGTTCTCAATTAATTCCTCATCTGGGTGTCGGGCTTAGCGGATCTAATAATAGGCAATCGGACAATCGTCTTTTTAGAGGAGCAGGAGAAGCAGACCAAGAAGGAACCGCAGCTTTAGGCGGTGTCGCTTCTTGGGAACCCGACTTTTGGTCTTCTATCAGAAACTCAACAAGAGCACAAATTTATAATGCACAATCTGTAGCTGCTGATTTTGCTTTAGCACGTTTGAGTTTGCAAGCCGAACTTGCAGTTGATTATTTTACTTTTAGAGGTTTGAATGCTCAGGATACGACGTATCGTCAATCCATAGAATTTTATGAGCAGTCCTTAAATCTTGTAAACGAGAGATATAAGGGTGGAATAGCACCCGAGCTGGATGTGCAGAGAGCACAGTATCTTTTATCCAGTACTCAAGCAAAACGTTTAGATATTCAATCTAAGATGAGAGTAACGGAAAACGCTATTGCGATCTTACTCAATAGAGCTCCTACTGGATTCAGCATCCCTCCAGTAGAAGAAGTCCATGTTGTTACGTTTAAAGTGCCAGCTACTCTTCCTTCTACCTTACTAGAGCGAAGGCCGGATATCGCTTCTATGGAACGTAAAATGGCAATAGCAAATCGTAATATAGGTATAGCACGTGCTGCGTTCTTTCCAAGTATTTCATTTAGCGCTGGTGGAGGATTCGAAGGAGGAGTTAACTTAGTCCAACTCGCAAATAGTTTCTGGTCTTATGGCTCCACAGTTTCTCTCCCCATTTTTCAAGGTGGATATCGTAGAGCTCAATTACAACAAGCATGGTCGGCTTACAGAGAAACAGAAGATGTCTATCGCTCCACAGTGCT
Coding sequences within:
- a CDS encoding efflux transporter outer membrane subunit produces the protein MNRSRKIYKTKGRNIVLGRWFSLLPLAVLLVSCLNGPAFDLAPKYLSPDYVVPDSWSGSGPFVIAKPSEGEAIQADWWKLFNDPVLNKLEEQAIAANPDLQAAAERFVQARDAMLKVRSQLIPHLGVGLSGSNNRQSDNRLFRGAGEADQEGTAALGGVASWEPDFWSSIRNSTRAQIYNAQSVAADFALARLSLQAELAVDYFTFRGLNAQDTTYRQSIEFYEQSLNLVNERYKGGIAPELDVQRAQYLLSSTQAKRLDIQSKMRVTENAIAILLNRAPTGFSIPPVEEVHVVTFKVPATLPSTLLERRPDIASMERKMAIANRNIGIARAAFFPSISFSAGGGFEGGVNLVQLANSFWSYGSTVSLPIFQGGYRRAQLQQAWSAYRETEDVYRSTVLNAFREVENGLTETTYMSQQSQRQDQAVEAASQVQNMTMALYKGGLSNSLELIYAQVNTLDARIDAILVKTELNRASVRLIRALGGGWKNTQLPGDDEIQPFNIFDFSNSKKPDSAGGIDVNAEENNSQHKNLTAPVLDK